A region of the Gammaproteobacteria bacterium genome:
ATCCAAACTCCTTGGAATCGGGCGATCGGATGACTACGGAAGGTATGCAGCTCCCTTGGTGGTGGACCAATGGTACGATTTCCACGAATTTGTATGTCAGTTGGGGAATGTCGGTTGAAGCCGAAGACGCGACGTCGCATCGCTTGTCCCCGCTTGCCCACAGGCTTATGCCATCTTTGATCTGCTACTCGAAACTGGGTATTTAGGTATGCTCATCTGGCCAGCTCCCACGAAATCTCAGAAGGGCATTCATTGGATAACCTTCCCATTGCCGAGGATGCTCCCCTTCGCATCCATTCTCCTCGCCGTACTGGTTCTCCTTGGCCTCACCGCACATGCAAAAGCCGATTTTGTGGAAGGGTGGCGCGCCTATCAGAGAGGTGAATATGCGATTGCGCTACAACTCTGGACAGAGCTGGCAGAGGACGGTGATCCTGTAGCGCAATACAACGTTGGAGTCATGTATGACGAGGGTGCCGGGGTCGACAGGGATGACGCCAAGGTTATCGCCTGGTGGAACAAGGCCGCCACTCAGGGCCATCAAATGGCACAGCATAACTTGGCACTGCTTTATATCGAGCGCGGAAGCCAGGAAGATTTTGGCAGAGCTGCAAACTGGCTAAAACGAGCCGCGGAAAACGGTTTCGTTCTATCTCAATACAGTCTTGCCAAGCAATTCGCCGCTGGGCTTGGAGTAGAAAAGGACAATGCGCGTGCCCTTACCTTATTCCTGAAGGCCGGAAATTCTGGGTTCGTGAAGGCGCAATACAACCTCGGAAAAATTTACCGTGACGGTATTGGAGTTGAGGTGAACCAAGAAGTTTCGGTGGCGTGGTTCAGGAAAGCGGCCCTTCAGGGTTACGCCAAAGCGCAGGAAAAAATTGCATCACGTCTCGCCAGCGGCGTCGGTGTGAAAAGCGATGTCATCGAGGCCCTCAAATGGTCAATCTTGGCCATCCGACAAGGTCGCACGACGGCGCAAAAAATCTTTGACGATCTTCGCAAAAACATGAACGCCAAACAGGTCGCCGAGGCGGAAAAACGCGCTCGAATATTTCGGCCACTTGTTGAAATTTACCAATGATATGAGCCTCGGCAAAGAACCTGCATTGGGCAGATTTGACAAATAGGAAAGGTAGATATGGCTGAATTAGAGACCAATGAGGGCGCGGCCGGGGTCACGGACACGGTCCCAGCCGACATTTTGGAGCAGATGTTTCGACTTGTGGATGATGGTGGCCCTGTCCTTTACGTGTTGCTTGTCATATCTGTTTTGGCGCTGACGTTGATGTTCGCAAAGCTCATCCAGTTCTGGATGCTTAGAGTGCATGCGCGAGGATTTATCAGTCCGGCCCTCCATGCCTGGCGTGACGGCCGGAACAGAGAAGCCCTGAGTATCCTTCGCGGTCAACGCAACCCCGTCGCCCGCGTTCTTGAGGTTGCTCTACGGGGATCGGCGGACGATGAACGTGGCGAGCTATTGATTAGGGAGGAGATCACCCGCGTTGCAAGTCTCCAACTAGACAATCTTCGGGGCGGCCTCAGGTCGCTTGCATTGGTTGCCACGATATGCCCCTTGATCGGCTTGCTGGGCACGGTTCTTGGGATGATCAACGCCTTCCGAGCGCTTCAAGAGGCCGGCAACAAAGTTGATCCCTCGATATTGTCCGGTGGAATATGGGTTGCGCTGCTAACCACGGCTGCCGGGTTGATTGTCGCAATACCGGCAGCCGTTGCACACAACTGGATGGAAGGTGTTGTCTATCATACCCAACGTGCGATGGAAGATGCCGTGACCCGAATATTCACCGCACAAATCACGCCATCTTCAGATGGCCTCCAGCGGGCCGAGTTGAGCACCGATGGTGTTCAACCCGCAGAGTGATTAGTGATGCAGTT
Encoded here:
- a CDS encoding tetratricopeptide repeat protein yields the protein MLPFASILLAVLVLLGLTAHAKADFVEGWRAYQRGEYAIALQLWTELAEDGDPVAQYNVGVMYDEGAGVDRDDAKVIAWWNKAATQGHQMAQHNLALLYIERGSQEDFGRAANWLKRAAENGFVLSQYSLAKQFAAGLGVEKDNARALTLFLKAGNSGFVKAQYNLGKIYRDGIGVEVNQEVSVAWFRKAALQGYAKAQEKIASRLASGVGVKSDVIEALKWSILAIRQGRTTAQKIFDDLRKNMNAKQVAEAEKRARIFRPLVEIYQ
- a CDS encoding MotA/TolQ/ExbB proton channel family protein, whose amino-acid sequence is MAELETNEGAAGVTDTVPADILEQMFRLVDDGGPVLYVLLVISVLALTLMFAKLIQFWMLRVHARGFISPALHAWRDGRNREALSILRGQRNPVARVLEVALRGSADDERGELLIREEITRVASLQLDNLRGGLRSLALVATICPLIGLLGTVLGMINAFRALQEAGNKVDPSILSGGIWVALLTTAAGLIVAIPAAVAHNWMEGVVYHTQRAMEDAVTRIFTAQITPSSDGLQRAELSTDGVQPAE